A single region of the Lysinibacillus sp. B2A1 genome encodes:
- the spoVAC gene encoding stage V sporulation protein AC: protein MEKEQYKQLEQNVTPKPPILKNVAKAFFVGGLICTIGQAVSLFYIIFFNFTEATAGNPTVATMVFFAMILTGFGLYKRIGQFAGAGSAVPVTGFGNAVISAAIEHRSEGLVLGVGGNLFKLAGSVVLFGVVSAFFVALIKYILVTIGVVSW from the coding sequence GTGGAAAAAGAGCAATATAAGCAACTCGAACAAAATGTTACACCAAAGCCCCCTATTTTAAAGAATGTTGCAAAGGCATTTTTTGTTGGTGGCCTAATTTGTACGATTGGACAAGCTGTGTCACTGTTTTACATCATTTTCTTTAATTTCACGGAAGCAACAGCAGGAAATCCAACAGTTGCTACAATGGTCTTTTTTGCCATGATTTTAACAGGCTTTGGCTTATATAAAAGAATTGGTCAATTTGCTGGTGCAGGTTCAGCTGTGCCTGTCACAGGTTTTGGTAATGCTGTTATTTCAGCAGCAATTGAGCATCGATCAGAAGGATTAGTACTTGGTGTTGGTGGGAATTTATTTAAATTAGCTGGATCTGTCGTGTTATTTGGTGTAGTATCTGCCTTTTTTGTTGCACTTATTAAATATATTTTAGTGACGATAGGAGTGGTTTCATGGTAA